Genomic segment of Terriglobia bacterium:
GTGACCGCTGCGGGAAAGTGGAGGACGTGAAGTGGTATGACGTGCCCAGTCCTGCCGCACGCTCACTCGGCAAGAGGATACTCCGCCAATCAGAACTCATTTTTCGGGGGCTCTGCGCGAAATGCGCTCCGCGCCGGGCGTCCCGCTCAGTGTCGTGATCGTGTGGATTTCGGATTAAGCGCGCCAGCCACCAATCGGAGATCGGCGGCCATTGCGCGAAAGAAAAAGCAAGGAGGAGACCAAACATGGGTATTGAAGTCAACACCACGGCGGGGACGCCTGTTCCCGCCATTCAGGAGCAGGCCTTGCCAACCGAAAGCAAGTGCCCGTTCGGGGGCGGAACTCCCGCACGCACAAACCGTGACTGGTGGCCAAACCACTTGGACCTTCAGGTCCTCCACCAGCATTCCAGCCTGTCCAACCCGATGGGTGAGAAGTTCGATTACGCCAGGGAATTCAACAGCCTCGACCTGAACGCCGTCATCAAGGACCTCGAAGCTCTGATGACGGATTCTCAGGAATGGTGGCCGGCCGACTTTGGCCACTACGGGCCGCTCTTCATACGCATGGCGTGGCACAGCGCAGGCACGTACCGCATCGGCGATGGCCGTGGGGGCGCCGGTACCGGCCAGCAGCGCTTCGCGCCGCTCAATAGCTGGCCGGACAACGTGAATCTCGACAAGGCCCGCCGGCTGCTGTGGCCGATCAAGCAGAAATACGGCCGCAAGATCTCGTGGGCTGATCTTATGGTTCTCGCAGGCAACGTCGCGCTCGAATCAATGGGCTTCAAAACCTTCGGTTTTGGCGGCGGGCGCGAAGATGCCTGGGAGCCGGACGAACACATCTTCTGGGGCCCGGAAGGCAAATGGCTGGCGGACGAGCGCTACAAAGGCGACCGCGAGCTCGACGATCCTCTCGGCGCGGTCCAGATGGGCCTGATATACGTGAACCCGGAAGGGCCGAACGGCAAGCCGGACCCCATTGCTGCGGCGCGGGACATTCGCGAAACCTTCCGCCGTATGGCAATGAACGATGAAGAAACGGTGGCGCTGATTGCCGGCGGCCACACCTTTGGCAAGACTCACGGCGCCGGCGCTGCGGCACTGGTAGGCCCGGAACCGGAAGCCGCGGGCATCGAGGAGCAGGGTCTCGGCTGGAAGGGCAAATTCGGCACAGGTAAGGCCGGCGATACGATTGGCAGCGGCCTCGAAGTCATCTGGACCACAACGCCTACGAAATGGAGCAACAACTTCTTCGCGAACCTGTTCAAGTACGAATGGGAGTTGACCAAGAGCCCTGCAGGTGCGCACCAGTGGAAACCGAAGAATAATGGAGGCGCCGGTACGGTGCCGGACGCTCATGATCCGTCCAAACGCCGCGCGCCGTCCATGCTGACAACTGACCTCGCCTTGCGGCTCGATCCTGAATACGGAAAGATTTCACGGCGCTTCTACGAACATCCGGACCAGTTCGCCGACG
This window contains:
- the katG gene encoding catalase/peroxidase HPI; amino-acid sequence: MPTESKCPFGGGTPARTNRDWWPNHLDLQVLHQHSSLSNPMGEKFDYAREFNSLDLNAVIKDLEALMTDSQEWWPADFGHYGPLFIRMAWHSAGTYRIGDGRGGAGTGQQRFAPLNSWPDNVNLDKARRLLWPIKQKYGRKISWADLMVLAGNVALESMGFKTFGFGGGREDAWEPDEHIFWGPEGKWLADERYKGDRELDDPLGAVQMGLIYVNPEGPNGKPDPIAAARDIRETFRRMAMNDEETVALIAGGHTFGKTHGAGAAALVGPEPEAAGIEEQGLGWKGKFGTGKAGDTIGSGLEVIWTTTPTKWSNNFFANLFKYEWELTKSPAGAHQWKPKNNGGAGTVPDAHDPSKRRAPSMLTTDLALRLDPEYGKISRRFYEHPDQFADAFARAWFKLTHRDMGPLSRYLGPLVPKQSLLWQDPVPAVDHKLIGARDIAALKARILASGLSISQLVSTAWASAATFRGSDKRGGANGARIRLAPQKDWEVNQPVELAKVLKKLEAIRKDFNQSLAGGKKVSLADVIVLGGCAAIEEAAKRAGHSVKVPFSPGRTDASQKQTDPESFAPLEPTADGFRNYYVRNGDRRSAEERLVDRAQLLKLTAPEVTALVGGLRVLNANFGRSKHGVFTNRPETLTNDFFVNLLDMNTEWQASSKSENVFEARDRKTGKTKWTGTRVDLVFGSNSQLRAIAEVYACADSKETFVKDFVAAWNKVMNLDRFDLV